In Gossypium arboreum isolate Shixiya-1 chromosome 5, ASM2569848v2, whole genome shotgun sequence, a single genomic region encodes these proteins:
- the LOC108475073 gene encoding LOW QUALITY PROTEIN: uncharacterized protein LOC108475073 (The sequence of the model RefSeq protein was modified relative to this genomic sequence to represent the inferred CDS: deleted 2 bases in 1 codon), translating to MEVPVINRISDFETAGITPLNYPPFNSPHHLLSGIQKIYETHSFFKLGALILALIASLSTIINKLKTFIIGFRRHHSLPSQPLLYDTDFDTDTDSSSDDEPEYEELSFTSRTWRQVDEDFRVRESESGHLVGDEWRKSYFTIPNRRSSEELSRGKSVVKLWDNLKFGFGVESKDALNVYDANKGTNAASIFGCKDGFQAISAPLSSPAVIISAGVDSLSGRAAVGAWVLAFVVGYPIVAEWRPQQSVEKIAAINADGVEKVYIRGDVTEKLATVGDLRMVMSPLRNLTKCECDIW from the exons ATGGAAGTTCCAGTTATCAACAGAATAAGCGATTTTGAAACGGCCGGCATTACCCCTCTAAACTACCCACCTTTCAATTCCCCACATCATTTGCTTTCTGGGATTCAGAAAATCTATGAAACCCATAGCTTTTTTAAGTTGGGAGCTTTGATTCTTGCCCTAATAGCTTCGCTATCTACCATTATCAATAAACTCAAGACTTTCATCATCGGATTCCGGCGACACCATTCTTTACCATCCCAACCTCTTCTATATGATACAGATTTCGACACTGACACTGATTCCTCGTCGGACGATGAACCAGAATATGAGGAACTGTCGTTTACTTCCAGGACCTGGCGACAAGTTGACGAGGATTTTCGTGTTAGAGAGTCTGAATCCGGTCATCTTGTAGGCGACGAGTGGCGAAAGAGTTATTTTACCATTCCAAATAGGCGAAGCAGTGAGGAGCTAAGCAGAGGGAAAAGCGTAGTGAAACTATGGGACAATCTAAAGTTCGGGTTTGGTGTCGAAAGCAAGGACGCTTTAAACGTGTACGACGCTAACAAAGGAACGAATGCCGCTTCCATTTTCGGCTGCAAGGACGGCTTTCAAGCGATTTCTGCACCGTTGTCATCGCCCGCGGTCATCATTTCTGCTGGTGTTGACTCGTTATCTGGACGAGCTGCTGTAGGCGCGTGGGTACTCGCCTTCGTTGTAGGGTACC CTATTGTAGCAGAATGGAGGCCGCAACAATCAGTGGAGAAAATCGCAGCGATCAATGCGGACGGCGTCGAGAAGGTTTACATAAGGGGTGACGTCACGGAGAAGTTGGCGACAGTGGGTGATCTGAGGATGGTGATGTCGCCGTTAAGGAACTTAACGAAATGTGAGTGTGATATTTGGTAG
- the LOC108475072 gene encoding protein FAR1-RELATED SEQUENCE 5-like: protein MIQLNEESKQGMPNIYGKRQVHEFFDFNVTELTAEEVKAMEFNSLDDAQSFYLSYAHIIGFCVSLGGTKTNPKTWDVIAKYLYRNKEGEWSDNHNNNNKRIREPKNITRTGCEAKMRVVFKKFKSKWVVTSSVKKHNHEFREVPLGAKVEALAMRRATIQPS from the coding sequence ATGATACAGTTAAATGAAGAATCAAAACAAGGAATGCCAAATATTTATGGGAAGAGACAGGTTCATGAATTTTTTGATTTTAACGTTACTGAATTAACAGCAGAGGAAGTTAAAGCAATGGAATTCAATAGCTTAGATGATGCTCAATCGTTTTATCTAAGCTAtgctcatatcattggtttttgTGTTAGTCTTGGAGGAACAAAGACAAATCCCAAAACTTGGGATGTTATTGCTAAGTATTTATACCGTAATAAAGAAGGGGAGTGGTCGGATAAtcacaacaacaataataaaaggATTCGAGAACCAAAAAATATAACTCGAACTGGATGTGAAGCGAAGATGCGAGTGGTGTTTAAGAAGTTTAAAAGCAAATGGGTTGTTACGAGCTCTGTGAAAAAGCATAATCATGAATTTCGTGAAGTTCCCCTTGGTGCAAAGGTTGAAGCTTTGGCGATGAGACGAGCCACAATCCAACCTTCCTAG
- the LOC108476194 gene encoding glutamine--tRNA ligase isoform X2 has protein sequence MTSLLIVSRQFTPHPHAGDQWCIYPSYDYAHCIVDSLENITHSLCTLEFETRRASYYWLLHVLDLYQPYVWEYSRLNVTNTVMSKRKLNYIVTNKYVDGWDDPRLMTLAGLRRRGVTSTAINSFVRGIGITRSDCSMIRLDRLEYHIREELNKTAPRVLVVLHPLKVVITNLESGSVLDLDAKKWPDARTDDTSAFYKVPFSNVVYIERSDFRMKDSKDYYGLAPGKSALLRYAFPIKCTDVILADDKETVLEIRAEYDPSKKSKPKGVLHWVAEPSPGSDPLKIEVRLFDKLFNSENPAELDNWLTDLSPNSKVVVPNAYAVPSLGKAAVGDTFQFERLGYFTVDKNSTAEKLVFNRTVTLKDTYSKGGK, from the exons ATGACCTCATTGCTTATCGTATCAAGGCAA TTTACTCCTCACCCTCATGCTGGGGATCAGTGGTGCATTTATCCGAGCTATGATTATGCTCATTGCATCGTGGACTCTCTCGAAAATATCACACATTCA CTGTGTACACTTGAATTTGAGACGAGGCGTGCGTCTTACTATTGGCTGCTACATGTATTGGACCTTTACCAGCCATATGTGTGGGAATACTCACGACTGAATGTTACAAACACTGTGATGTCTAAACGGAAG TTAAACTACATCGTGACAAACAAATATGTTGATGGTTGGGATGATCCCCGTCTCATGACATTAGCTGGTTTACGACGTAGGGGTGTGACTTCAACTGCAATAAATTCTTTTGTTCGAGGAATTGGAATCACTAGAAG TGATTGTAGCATGATTCGTTTGGATCGCCTTGAGTATCACATAAGAGAAGAATTAAACAAGACAGCACCTCGTGTATTGGTTGTGCTGCATCCTCTTAAG GTTGTCATAACCAACCTCGAATCTGGTTCTGTTTTGGATCTTGATGCAAAGAAATGGCCTGATGCTCGAACAGATGACACATCTGCCTTTTACAAG GTGCCCTTTTCAAATGTTGTATATATTGAGCGCTCAGATTTCCGGATGAAAGATTCTAAAGATTACTATGGATTGGCTCCTGGCAAGTCAGCACTGCTAAG ATATGCATTCCCTATAAAGTGTACAGATGTAATATTGGCAGATGATAAAGAAACTGTGCTTGAGATTCGAGCTGAATACGATCCTTCCAAAAAAAGCAAGCCGAAG GGGGTTCTCCACTGGGTTGCTGAACCGTCCCCGGGTTCTGATCCATTGAAGATTGAAGTCCGATTGTTTGACAAACTCTTTAATTCTGAG AATCCTGCTGAACTTGATAATTGGCTCACTGATCTCAGCCCGAATTCCAAAGTGGTGGTACCTAATGCATATGCAGTGCCATCACTTGGTAAGGCTGCTGTAGGGGATACATTTCAGTTCGAAAGGCTAG GCTATTTCACAGTTGATAAGAACTCGACTGCCGAGAAGCTTGTCTTTAATCGTACGGTTACCCTTAAGGATACTTACAGTAAGGGTGGGAAATAG
- the LOC108476194 gene encoding glutamine--tRNA ligase, cytoplasmic isoform X1 yields the protein MVVKGEESDKILELFLKIGLDERTARNTIANNKVTANLTAVVHEAALANGCDRAIGNLLYTVATKYPANALVHRPKLLEYVVSSKIKTPAQLEAAFSFLSNVASEEFKRNEFEEACGVGVEVSLEELTQTVNEIFEEYKAVILERRYRTNVGELFGSIRKKHPWADPKMAKQLVDAKMYELLGERTAADDEKPSKKKEKKEKPAKVEKAVVDETPAQPSEEELNPFSIFPAPEDNIKVHTEVFFSNGSVLRCYNTRERLDNHLKVTAGRVFTRFPPEPNGYLHIGHAKAMFVDFGLAKERGGCCYLRYDDTNPEAEKKEYINHIEEIVQWMGWEPFKITYTSDYFQELYELAVELIRRGHAYVDHQTPEEIKEYREKKMNSPWRDRPIAESLKLFDDMKRGLIEEGKATLRMKQDMQSDNFNMYDLIAYRIKFTPHPHAGDQWCIYPSYDYAHCIVDSLENITHSLCTLEFETRRASYYWLLHVLDLYQPYVWEYSRLNVTNTVMSKRKLNYIVTNKYVDGWDDPRLMTLAGLRRRGVTSTAINSFVRGIGITRSDCSMIRLDRLEYHIREELNKTAPRVLVVLHPLKVVITNLESGSVLDLDAKKWPDARTDDTSAFYKVPFSNVVYIERSDFRMKDSKDYYGLAPGKSALLRYAFPIKCTDVILADDKETVLEIRAEYDPSKKSKPKGVLHWVAEPSPGSDPLKIEVRLFDKLFNSENPAELDNWLTDLSPNSKVVVPNAYAVPSLGKAAVGDTFQFERLGYFTVDKNSTAEKLVFNRTVTLKDTYSKGGK from the exons ATGGTGGTCAAAGGCGAAGAATCTGACAAAATCTTAGAGCTCTTCTTAAAGATTGGTTTAGACGAACGAACTGCTCGCAACACCATCGCTAACAACAAGGTCACTGCTAATCTCACTGCCGTCGTTCACGAG GCTGCTTTGGCTAACGGATGTGACCGTGCAATTGGAAATCTTTTATATACT GTTGCCACGAAGTACCCTGCGAATGCACTCGTACATCGTCCAAAGTTACTTGAATATGTTGTCTCTTCCAAG ATTAAGACTCCGGCACAGTTAGAAGCTGCATTTTCATTTCTCTCGAATGTTGCATCGGAGGAGTTTAAGAGGAATGAATTTGAAGAAGCATGCGGAGTAG GAGTCGAAGTTTCTCTGGAGGAACTTACACAGACTGTCAATGAAATTTTTGAAGAGTATAAGGCTGTAATTTTGGAACGACGTTACCGAACAAATG TTGGTGAATTGTTTGGGAGCATTAGGAAGAAGCATCCTTGGGCGGATCCAAAGATGGCTAAG CAACTTGTAGATGCAAAAATGTATGAGTTACTTGGTGAGAGGACAGCAGCAGATGATGAGAAGCCTtctaaaaagaaggaaaagaaagagaaaCCTGCTAAAGTTGAA AAAGCTGTTGTTGATGAGACTCCTGCACAGCCATCTGAAGAAGAACTTAATCCATTTTCAATATTTCCTGCTCCAGAAGACAATATAAAG GTGCACACAGAAGTATTTTTTAGCAATGGTTCTGTGCTAAGATGTTACAATACAAGGGAAAGGCTTGACAATCACTTGAAGGTCACCGCGGGAAGAGTTTTTACTCGTTTCCCTCCCGAACCAAATGGGTATCTACACATTGGACATGCAAAA GCGATGTTTGTTGACTTTGGCCTTGCGAAAGAGAGGGGTGGGTGTTGCTACCTCAG ATATGATGATACAAATCCTGAAGCTGAAAAGAAAGAATACATTAATCACATTGAAGAAATTGTCCAGTGGATGGGCTGGGAACCATTCAAG ATAACTTACACTAGTGACTATTTCCAAGAATTGTATGAATTAGCAGTGGAGCTGATACGAAGGGGTCATGCATATGTTGATCACCAG ACCCCTGAAGAGATAAAGGAGTATAGGGAAAAGAAGATGAACAGCCCTTGGAGAGATAGACCAATTGCTGAGTCATTAAAACTCTTTGATGACATGAAGAGAGGTCTGATAGAAGAGGGCAAAGCAACACTTAGGATGAAGCAAGATATGCAGAGTGATAACTTCAATATGTATGACCTCATTGCTTATCGTATCAAG TTTACTCCTCACCCTCATGCTGGGGATCAGTGGTGCATTTATCCGAGCTATGATTATGCTCATTGCATCGTGGACTCTCTCGAAAATATCACACATTCA CTGTGTACACTTGAATTTGAGACGAGGCGTGCGTCTTACTATTGGCTGCTACATGTATTGGACCTTTACCAGCCATATGTGTGGGAATACTCACGACTGAATGTTACAAACACTGTGATGTCTAAACGGAAG TTAAACTACATCGTGACAAACAAATATGTTGATGGTTGGGATGATCCCCGTCTCATGACATTAGCTGGTTTACGACGTAGGGGTGTGACTTCAACTGCAATAAATTCTTTTGTTCGAGGAATTGGAATCACTAGAAG TGATTGTAGCATGATTCGTTTGGATCGCCTTGAGTATCACATAAGAGAAGAATTAAACAAGACAGCACCTCGTGTATTGGTTGTGCTGCATCCTCTTAAG GTTGTCATAACCAACCTCGAATCTGGTTCTGTTTTGGATCTTGATGCAAAGAAATGGCCTGATGCTCGAACAGATGACACATCTGCCTTTTACAAG GTGCCCTTTTCAAATGTTGTATATATTGAGCGCTCAGATTTCCGGATGAAAGATTCTAAAGATTACTATGGATTGGCTCCTGGCAAGTCAGCACTGCTAAG ATATGCATTCCCTATAAAGTGTACAGATGTAATATTGGCAGATGATAAAGAAACTGTGCTTGAGATTCGAGCTGAATACGATCCTTCCAAAAAAAGCAAGCCGAAG GGGGTTCTCCACTGGGTTGCTGAACCGTCCCCGGGTTCTGATCCATTGAAGATTGAAGTCCGATTGTTTGACAAACTCTTTAATTCTGAG AATCCTGCTGAACTTGATAATTGGCTCACTGATCTCAGCCCGAATTCCAAAGTGGTGGTACCTAATGCATATGCAGTGCCATCACTTGGTAAGGCTGCTGTAGGGGATACATTTCAGTTCGAAAGGCTAG GCTATTTCACAGTTGATAAGAACTCGACTGCCGAGAAGCTTGTCTTTAATCGTACGGTTACCCTTAAGGATACTTACAGTAAGGGTGGGAAATAG